The nucleotide window AAGGAGAAAGAGAAGAAATAAAAACACAGCCCCGCATTTTTTAGATAGTTAAAGTTTGAACGGGAACTTTTCCATTTTATACGCAGAGTCCCAGAACATGAACTCGAACATTGATGCAAGTCTGAAATGCCTTTTAACCTCTAGCTCCTGCTCATGTGTCAGTTCAAAACTGTTTACTATATCAATAACGGCCTTAACGCCTTTTTCGTATTCCTCCCCTCCGTAGGTCTCTATCCACCTCTGGTATAGCTTATTGGGACTCCCCTTTTTTACCAACTCTTTCCCCACTTCCATGTATATCCAATAACACGGCAGTACCGCACTTACCCCCTCGTAATAGGGCCGTGAGAAGACAACAGAAGTTATGTAAGAAGTGTAAAGTAGGTTAGTAGGAGATATTTCTACTTTCTCAGGGTCTATTTTCCACTCTGAAAAAAAGTACTTATGTAACTCTTTTTCGACCTCCATTGCGTGAGTGATATGAGTCGCGAAGAGGAGTGTCTGTTCCTGCTCTAAAGCTTTAGCGGAAAGTACAGCTAAAGCCCTAGAAAACGACTTTAAGTAATGGTAATCCTGAACGATATAGTACTTGAACTTTTCCTCTTCTAGCGTCCCGTCAGTTAGACCTTGTATGAAAGGGTGAGACAATATCCCTTGATAAATGTCCTTTATTTCGTCCCAGAGTACTTGGCTCCTACTCATTCTCAGAGTACTTTAGTCAAACATGCTTATATCCCTATTATAATAAAATCATCTCGTGGATAATTTTAGCTAAGATAGGCTTGGGATTTCGTAAATTAGTACCGCATGGCAACTATTAAGGAAGACAAAATAAAATTAGGAGGGGGTGACCCGTGGCGGAATTAGAAATAATTAGATGCAAGGATAAGTTACGCCACGGGTAAACAATAGCCTGCTTTTTAACACATCTACTCCTGCAACCGGGATCTTTAAGTTTACTCACCCTTATGTTTTATTTCGGGCTTAGGGCCAAACTTCCGGTACTGTTTCGAGGCAGACAAGCTCCTCCTGGGGCTTTGCTCCCAAAGGAGTTTAAGGCCTCCACCAGTCATGTCCATATTACTCAGGCTTAGCTATTACGCTTTATGTAAGGCGATAAATCACTTGTCAACATAAGCTACAATATCCTACTTAACTTGCTCTTTGACGCAACCTAACTTATGGACGTCCTTTCACACCTTTACAATATATATTCCAAAGGGTTTTACGCAAATTTCACGGTTTGTCGGAGACCGTTAGAGCAGTTGATGACCTTGGGTTAGATATAGAGTAATCTTCTAATAAAATTTGATCGGAAGAATTTTGTTTAACTTACAGTTATTTTTACTTAATGGGTAAATCGTTTCAGAGCTATCTCTTTTCCCCACTATCCGTGGGTTATACCCAAGTTAAGTATTACTTTCAACTCTGGATATGGTAGAGTATACCTCTATTTCATCTGGAGTCGAGGAGTTTTTACTTCTCTTTATAAAGATAACATAATACTCTGTCAAGTTAACTGCAAATTAACTGAACAAAATGGCGTAACCTTGTCGAACACCGTAGATTGTCAAGTCACCATATAAGATCATTAAAATTACCCTAAAAATAAGCATTTGTGGAGTTCAACTGGAATAGCAATTTTAGGTTATATTTATGGAAATAATTGTAATTCTACTAAATACAACATTTTTTGTCAATTATATCCGATAAAGTGAAGATTTAATGAATTTTTATCATATCAAGAAAACATATAACGTGAGAATTAACGTGTATAGACTCTAGACTAATGTATTTTTTCATTATTAAAAATAAATAAGGAAGGAAGAAAATAACATAATTGGAAAAGAAAAGTAAAGCCTAATACTAAAAGGGATCCCTCAGCAAATTCTAAATTAAAATAAGGCATAAAAACAGCGTGCAACTGCGTAATAACGTTCAATTAACTTTCAATCCTAATTCTCGGTAGTTCCCATTTATACTTTATGGCTAGTACACGTATAGTTAAAGCCAGCAAAAAACTTACTGTAGTAGCCAATAGGTCAGAATAGCCTAAATAACGTAGAGCATAATAAATTACAGACCCTAAGATCGCGACAGTCGCATAAAAGTCCTTTGTAAGGACTAGTGGAATCTCGTTAGATAACACGTCCCTTATTACGCCTCCGCCTGTAGAAGTCAAAACTCCGACGGCTACCACTAAAAGGACGTCGCTAGATACTGAGTAAGCTAAAGAAGAACCTGCTGCAGCGAAAGCCGCCAAGCCTATTGCATCTGCGTATAATAAAGGCTTCTGGACGTGAGAAAAAATTTTGTAAAAGATAAACGTAAATAGACTGGACAGTAGGGCTACTGTAGGATAGGGCAAGTAAGTTAAGTTTGTTGGAGGAGTCTTACCAAGGAGCAAGTCTGCTATAATTCCGCCCCCTAATGCTGTAGAAAAGCCGAGGACTAGCACTCCCAATAAGTCCATGTTCTTCCTTATGCCTTTTATAGCCCCAGACACAGAGAAAGCCACGATCCCGATATAATTAGTAATGTCGAGTACAAGGTTCATTATGGTCTATTAGGCTTGTGGTTTTAGCCGTTATAACATTTACTGAATAAGTTGTGTTAAAAATAAACCCCACAGAAAAATATTTTATCAGGCTTCAAAAAGCAGGGTCTTTTAATTAACTTATTGAAAGTTTATGTGCAATAAATCTTAAAATATTCTGTTAGTTTTTAGATTTTATACTTAATAAAAATATATAAAATGTAAGGATTTTATGTAAACTGTTTCCTTAATTAGATTAGCCAAGGCGTGAATGGTAGATTTATATTTTATAAGTAATGCTAACGCACTAAGCTGGATATGCTGTATTCATAGAATAACATAACGAGGATTTTGCACAGTAAAGTTATTTTAAAAGAATTTCTGGAATTACTTTAAAACGGACTTTAGGTTAATTACTCTTCACAACGTTCTAATTCTTTTGTTGGCTCGGATCCTTCGCCTATCTGTACTATTAGCAATACTTGGTTAGTGTTATTGTCTTGATTGATAAACGTAAAAATCTCTCTATCGGGAAAGATCTCATTTACAGCCCTAGTTATTTTCTCAGCATCTTCACATGATGGTACAATAAAGATTATTGATTTAAGAGGTATTGAACTTAACACTAATCTGAAAAATTTACTATAATCGCTAATTAACGTTTTTGAAAACTGCTTCACTATTAATTTACTTTTATTTATGCCTACTATTCTCAATATATCAATAAATTCATCTATCCTAACTGACATATAATGTAAATGCGTGTGACTACTATATAAAGTTTCATTAAATCCCGTTTAAAACTAAACACTTATTATTTTGATATTGAAAAGATTTTTAACTTTTTATTTATTCTTCATTAATTTAAGAATTTTTAAATAACTATATAAATTAGTTTATAAATAGGTGCAATTACAGTATTTTACCCTTAACTTTATGATTTAACTAAAGAAAAATTCGGATAATGTAATAGACTAAAATTAATTTTCAGCTCCCTTTATGTCTTTTACAGTTGGTTTATATATTTCCTATAGCTTTAAAATCCAACCTACCCCCAATATGCTAAGTCGCCTAGGGGACTACGTTACAGTTTAGACCAAAAGTCGGGCATGGATATCAAAGAGCCCCCAGAATAACACAAAACTTTCTGTATTCCAAGGAGAAAGTCCTTATCACTTAAAGCCCTACGGGTGTAGTCGTAATTATAGAAATACATGGTATTTAACCATATATTCCTCTAATGCTAAAATGTTTAGCTAATCATGGGCGGATAAACTTAGAATATTTTAGGTAAATAATAGCACCGCATAGAAGGTTTCTCACAGACAAAATATTTTCACGGATATTAACAATAAAATTAAAATCTGCCCAAGTCAAAGGCTGGAGAGAAAGATAGCTTTAAATCTGTCCAGTAATAGTGACGAGAAAACCTTTTGCCCTTAGATATTTTAACAAAGTATAAAAAGCAATGGTTTCGTTTCTATAACCTCCTTTAGGTGTTATACCCGAACTAGAGCATGAACTTAAGATGAAATTTAAAAACCATCGGGTTCTCATGCATTTAACGCAAAATGAAATATAATAGGTACCCCACAAATATTTAGGGTAATACTCAACCGCTAAGGTTTTCCAACAAACGCTGTTCAGGATAAAAATCGGCGAAAAGAAATAAAGGTTAAAGCAGGCACTTAAACTGTGCCTTCTGATGCTTGAGCTCTAATTTCCTTGCCCCTTATAGCGGAGAGGACTAATGCGACTGCCAGTATCCCTACAGAGACCAGAAAAGCCGAATGTAGGCCCGTAATAAACTTGGTGGCTACACCCCCTATCAGGTCAGAAGTACCTAGGAACACTTCAAAAGCCACATAACGGGGTACAGTTAAAGATGCCACAGTTATAGAAATTACGTAGCTCAGGAGTATCCCAGTATTACTTAAAGTCCTCAACATACCTGATACGCTACCGTAGGCGTGCTTAGGAGTGTTAGCCATAACGGCACTGTTATTAGCAGGGTAGAATAGCGACGAACCTATACCACCTATTACTGAAATAAATATTATGTCTATAAGGGGAGTTGTTAAACTCAACAAATGAGAGTAGAGAAAGGAGACAAAAGCCATTAAGCCTATCCCGATTGTGGCTGGGATCCTCGACCCGATCTTATCTGAGAGCCTACCTGCTAAAGGACCTATCATGCCTGCTATCACATAACCCGGGACTAAGAGTAACGAAGCGTTGAGCGGAGATAACCCCCTTATCCCCTGAAGGTACATTATAAGAAGGAAAGCCGTAGATAAGTAACCCGTACTTTGGAGGAACGAAGCAAAAAGGGAAGACGTCAGGACTCTGTTTTTGAATATCTTAAAATCTATAAGGGGAGACTTGACCCTCTGTTCGACAATTACGAAGGGGATCAACAGAAGTAGCCCTATAGTGAGAGGGATCTCATTTTTTAATGCTAACCCTTCTCCTGCAATATCTGCACTCCCATAAGTAATTAGTGCTAGTGAAGAACCAAAGAGCAAAATCCCGTATATATCTATATCCCTCTTTACTTTATTTACGTCTTTTACGACTTTAAAACCTAGTATTGATGCAGCTATACCTATAGGGACGTTGATGTAAAATATATACCTCCAACCTATTAATGTAGTTATTATACCTCCTAAGACTATACCCAGTATAGCCCCTACATTCCACCCTATAGAAGTATATCCAAAAGCTTTTCCTCTCGTATTTGGAGGAAAATTATCTGATATAATTGCACCGCTATTAGCCTGCATCATTGAAGCACCGAGAGCCTGGACACCCCTAGAACCAATTAGGAAATAAGCAGACGGAGAAGCACCGCATAACGCTGAACCGATCGTAAAGACGATAAAACCTAAGTTATATATTCTAGCCCTACCGTATGAGTCCCCTAGCCGACCTAACTGGGTCGTAAGTACGGCTACCTCTAACAGATAGATCAGGATTATCCAGATCATTGTAAATAGGTCTGAATGGAGGTCGGTGACTATTGTAGGTAATGCTAAGATTACTATTGTAGAATCGACAGCCCCCATCAAGACCCCTAAAACGACTACTACCAAGAGTAACGATTTGTTTGACGCCATACAATATATTTAATCTTAAAATTTAAATTATCTTCTACTAATAAGTTTCTATCTCATAAAAGAAATTTTGGATAAAATTAATAATAAGGGTAAAAAGAAATTGAGACCTTTATTTCTCATAAGGGACTACCACAGTTAGAACAGAACCTAGCAGTAGGGGGGTTTTGAAAACCACAAGACCTACATATCCTCGCCCCTGAAAACCCTTGGTAAGGTTGGTTATAGCCCTGATAGGGTTGGGCATAATATGGCCCGTACGCTGGCTGTTGATAACCGTACTGATAACCGAATTGTGGGTTAGCACTAACAGCCCCGCTATTTACTAGCCTTTCTATTTCGTTCAATGTTTCGTGCTCTATCTCAAGGTTCCATAGGCCTTCAGCACCTTCTATCAAAAGCCCTATAGGTCCTAAAATTAAGTCCCCTAAAAAAGCCTCTGTAACGTCTTCAGCTTTTACCCAATTAGAGACACCGGTCTCAGCTTCTAAGTAACCTTGTCCCCCAAAAAGTTTCACTGTAAACGCTCTATCAGCAGCAAAGAGATGCCTTAACATACCTTCTTTCTTAGCTTGGACTATGTAATAATTACCTGCACCGTAGAACTGTGAGGTGTACCCCTTGTATGAGAACCACTGAAAGAGCTGGGAGGCAAGCATCTGTAAATTGACATTTACACCTTGAAATACTTTTTTCATAGGTAGATCAAGTCTTTTCGAAAACTATTAACTTTTTCTCTGAGATATGTGCCTTGATTAAATCAGTTATTTAAGTATAATTAGAATAAGATATATTGATAAAATGTCAAACCGTAATAACATGGGTAGTAAGCGACTCTTACTGCTATTAATATCTATTTTGGTATCAGCTGGAGTGCTGGTCACTACGTTATTTCTAGCCCCGGTATTCATCTCTACACCTATCTCCCCATCAATTAATGCAGGATCGCTAAATGTTATTACACAAGGTAACTGGACGGCGGAGTTTAAGGCGATAATTACTAGGGAAGGTCCCACTTATACCATTTCATTTAGTAACGGGACTTCGCTCTCTCTTTCAAGTCCAGAATTTGTACGCAGTACGATAGGAAAACTATTAGCAAGTAATATGGGGCATGAAGAGGACTCATTAAGGTTTTTCCAACTATACATTTATTATTACGTCAACAATTATAATAGTTCTTATTCCATATTAATCATAAAAGCTTACTTCTCACAAGGCTACCACCAAGTACCCTACCAGCTCTACTTATCCGTACGAGGTGTTAGGGGGGTAGAAGGTCCTTACTACTGGGCCGGAAATTACAGTTATTGGGTAGCCTACTCTAACCAGACCTCTTCTACCTCTGTCCTAACTGTTATTAAAACCACTAACTTTACTATTAGTATAGAACAATATAAGTCAATTTTAGAGTTGGTAACGACATCAAATGACGTGTAAGTAGGAAATGATACCAAGTAGGTAAACCGGGAACTATACCTAATTAACGTGTTCTCCTCTAAGCTTAAGCTGTAATTTTCTTATTTTTTCTATCTGTTCCTTGGTGAGGTTACCTAATAGCCAGTCATAATTTAGAGACAATAGAAGTGAAACTATCTTACTCTTCTCTACATTCCCAGTCTTATATTGTTCGAAAAGTTCTAAGGCTTCCTTAGTCATGAGATAAATCCCCTTATAAACATTTTCTAGTTTTAGGGCTACTTCAAGCATTTCTTTTTTCGGGACTGCGCATTTAGTGTCCTTCCTATGAAAACCGTGGTGCATAGCCAATGATTGTAAGAGCCGCCTCTCAGCTTTGTAAGCCCTAAATGCTGAAAGTTTTAGGAGACCATTTTCTAACCGTTCATATGATACTAAGAAATCATTAAAACTCATCCTAGCATAAGTTATCTCATCCCTGATGGGCATATAAGTCCCGTATACTAACTCAGGGATTTTGAATTTTTCGTAAAAAGTTCTAGTCTTACCAGACCACCTTATAACTTACTTCAAATAACTTTTAAAGTACATAAGAGTAAGCATAAGTTATGAATATCGGGCTGATAATCGGAATCTTAATCCTGATCTTTGACTTTGCTATCTCCATCTGGAACAGTTACAATGCCGGAAAGATAGCTACATACAGAAAAGGTCTAGGAACCTTGGTGTTCTTTTTAGGAGGATTTTTGCCAGTAAGTTATGTCATAGCTACAGTGATAACTTTTATTTTAGCATATTTAGGTTATATTTCGTCCTCTACTACCGTGTTTATCCTCAGCTTTGACTTTCTATTTTTCGGGCTAGCAATAATAATGTGGGGAGTAATAGCCACTACCCTGAGTATAGTAGCTACAGTAAAAGGACGGAGCTGGACAGCCGGAATAATAACTGTATATAACGCCTTTGCTACTATTGCGGACGCGTGGGAGTATATAACGGGTTTCCTCTCTGCGTGGAAAAATGTGAGGAGAGCTATCGACTCAAGTGATTTCTCGGTCATTGACGTAATAGCGATCTTAGCAATATCATTAGGGATAGGTTATATAATTTCTTATGTAGCTTATAAAGAAGGAATTAAGTCTGAGTCAGGTTACTATACTTCAAGGCAATTTTTTTAATCACAGTACTTTTCTAGCCGTGTAAGCTACTAGCTCATTTGTAGTAGGGTGTTGGTCTGCAAATTCAGCCAGTTGCCTTGCTGTCAACCCATGGGCTACCGCTTGTCCTAATTCGTTAATTACAAACCCCGCGTGGACTCCTACTATCCACGCCCCTATCAGCCTTAAGCTACCGCGTTCAAAGTATAGTTTAAGTACGCCACCCATCTCGTCATACATCTGAGCCATAGGGTCATTTTTCATATCATATGACGCCTCAATAACGCTTAGACCCAATTTCTTAGCTTCACTTGGCATGATCCCTACATAGGCTGCTGGAGGGATAGTGAAGATAGTAACTGGGATACTCTTATAGTCTACATAGTCAGTAGCAACACCGTTACTCATAATATTATACGAGGCCGCCACGGACATCCTAACCGCCGCGTGAAAATAAGGTGCTTTCCCGTTAACGTCGCCCGTAGCAAAAACATTAGGTAAGTTCGTCCTCATCGCCTCGTCTACACTTATATGTCCCTTAGAGTCGAGCGCTAAAATACCAGAAGCACCTTCAGGTAAAACTGGCTTCCTACCAGTAGCTAACATTACTAAGCCTGTAGAAATACTCTTCTTATTACCTTTTTCATCACTATAAAGTACCTCAAACTCGTTCTCACTTTTCTTCCTTATTTCCAATAAGGGACTGTTGTACATTATATTTATGTCCAATAGGGGTAAGAGGGTTTCTACTATCTCGTTTTCAAACCCTTTAAGGACTCGACCACTCCTTACTAAGACCCTTACACTATACCCTAGGCTTTTTAATATCGTAGCGGTCTCTAGAGCTATATACCCTCCGCCTACTATTGTGATATCGTCGGGAAGCTTCCGTATATTAGTCTTGTAACCATATAGGTCATCGCTCGTAATGGCGAATTCAGAGCCGGGGAACTTAGGCTTAACCGGCTCGCTCCCGGTTGCTATAATAACGTATCTACCTCTGATCTCAATCTCTCTACCTTCTCCCTCTACATCGACTCTTACCGTTTTATTGTCAAGCAACTTAGCTGTACCCTTTATTAGTTCCACATTTTCTTTAAACTCCTTTAGTTCCTCTCTATGTTGTATAAACCTAGTCTCTTGGACTTTATCCTTATGGTCTTGGACTATAGAAAAGTCAGGTCTTATACTAGTCTTTAAAATACGGTTAT belongs to Stygiolobus caldivivus and includes:
- a CDS encoding trimeric intracellular cation channel family protein; this encodes MNLVLDITNYIGIVAFSVSGAIKGIRKNMDLLGVLVLGFSTALGGGIIADLLLGKTPPTNLTYLPYPTVALLSSLFTFIFYKIFSHVQKPLLYADAIGLAAFAAAGSSLAYSVSSDVLLVVAVGVLTSTGGGVIRDVLSNEIPLVLTKDFYATVAILGSVIYYALRYLGYSDLLATTVSFLLALTIRVLAIKYKWELPRIRIES
- a CDS encoding dihydrolipoyl dehydrogenase, with product METDVIVIGGGGGGYPAAFRLARSGYKVVIIDPKGELGGNCLFSGCIPSKTVREIAQMVWRNNRILKTSIRPDFSIVQDHKDKVQETRFIQHREELKEFKENVELIKGTAKLLDNKTVRVDVEGEGREIEIRGRYVIIATGSEPVKPKFPGSEFAITSDDLYGYKTNIRKLPDDITIVGGGYIALETATILKSLGYSVRVLVRSGRVLKGFENEIVETLLPLLDINIMYNSPLLEIRKKSENEFEVLYSDEKGNKKSISTGLVMLATGRKPVLPEGASGILALDSKGHISVDEAMRTNLPNVFATGDVNGKAPYFHAAVRMSVAASYNIMSNGVATDYVDYKSIPVTIFTIPPAAYVGIMPSEAKKLGLSVIEASYDMKNDPMAQMYDEMGGVLKLYFERGSLRLIGAWIVGVHAGFVINELGQAVAHGLTARQLAEFADQHPTTNELVAYTARKVL
- a CDS encoding zinc ribbon domain-containing protein; protein product: MKKVFQGVNVNLQMLASQLFQWFSYKGYTSQFYGAGNYYIVQAKKEGMLRHLFAADRAFTVKLFGGQGYLEAETGVSNWVKAEDVTEAFLGDLILGPIGLLIEGAEGLWNLEIEHETLNEIERLVNSGAVSANPQFGYQYGYQQPAYGPYYAQPYQGYNQPYQGFSGARICRSCGFQNPPTARFCSNCGSPL
- a CDS encoding MFS transporter is translated as MASNKSLLLVVVVLGVLMGAVDSTIVILALPTIVTDLHSDLFTMIWIILIYLLEVAVLTTQLGRLGDSYGRARIYNLGFIVFTIGSALCGASPSAYFLIGSRGVQALGASMMQANSGAIISDNFPPNTRGKAFGYTSIGWNVGAILGIVLGGIITTLIGWRYIFYINVPIGIAASILGFKVVKDVNKVKRDIDIYGILLFGSSLALITYGSADIAGEGLALKNEIPLTIGLLLLIPFVIVEQRVKSPLIDFKIFKNRVLTSSLFASFLQSTGYLSTAFLLIMYLQGIRGLSPLNASLLLVPGYVIAGMIGPLAGRLSDKIGSRIPATIGIGLMAFVSFLYSHLLSLTTPLIDIIFISVIGGIGSSLFYPANNSAVMANTPKHAYGSVSGMLRTLSNTGILLSYVISITVASLTVPRYVAFEVFLGTSDLIGGVATKFITGLHSAFLVSVGILAVALVLSAIRGKEIRAQASEGTV
- the tenA gene encoding thiaminase II, which produces MSRSQVLWDEIKDIYQGILSHPFIQGLTDGTLEEEKFKYYIVQDYHYLKSFSRALAVLSAKALEQEQTLLFATHITHAMEVEKELHKYFFSEWKIDPEKVEISPTNLLYTSYITSVVFSRPYYEGVSAVLPCYWIYMEVGKELVKKGSPNKLYQRWIETYGGEEYEKGVKAVIDIVNSFELTHEQELEVKRHFRLASMFEFMFWDSAYKMEKFPFKL
- a CDS encoding DUF4898 domain-containing protein, producing MSVRIDEFIDILRIVGINKSKLIVKQFSKTLISDYSKFFRLVLSSIPLKSIIFIVPSCEDAEKITRAVNEIFPDREIFTFINQDNNTNQVLLIVQIGEGSEPTKELERCEE